A stretch of the Mustela nigripes isolate SB6536 chromosome X, MUSNIG.SB6536, whole genome shotgun sequence genome encodes the following:
- the LOC132007166 gene encoding ferritin heavy chain-like: MATPLLSQVRQNYHPDCEAAVNSQISLELYASYVYLSMAFYFDRDDVALKHFARFFMRRSRKETQHAEKLMELQNQRGGRLRLRDIKKPDRDDWEGGLKAMESALHLEKSVNQSLLDLHQLATDKNDAQLCDFLESHYLHQQVEAVKELGGYVTSLRKMGAPEAGLAEYLFDKLTLGDSDKKY; the protein is encoded by the coding sequence ATGGCCACCCCGCTGCTCTCCCAAGTGCGCCAGAACTACCACCCCGACTGCGAGGCCGCCGTCAACAGCCAGATCAGCCTGGAGCTCTACGCCTCCTACGTGTACCTGTCCATGGCCTTCTACTTCGACCGCGACGACGTGGCCTTGAAGCACTTCGCCCGCTTCTTCATGCGCCGCTCCCGCAAGGAGACCCAGCACGCCGAGAAGCTGATGGAGCTGCAGAACCAGCGCGGGGGCCGCCTCCGCCTCCGCGACATCAAGAAGCCGGACCGCGACGACTGGGAGGGCGGCCTGAAGGCCATGGAGAGCGCCCTGCACCTGGAGAAGAGCGTGAACCAGAGCCTGCTCGACCTGCACCAGCTGGCCACCGACAAGAACGACGCCCAGCTGTGCGACTTCCTGGAGAGCCACTACCTGCACCAGCAAGTCGAGGCCGTCAAAGAGCTGGGGGGCTATGTCACCAGCCTGCGCAAGATGGGGGCCCCCGAAGCCGGCCTGGCAGAGTACCTGTTTGACAAGCTCACCCTGGGCGACAGCGACAAAAAGTACTGA